From Brassica rapa cultivar Chiifu-401-42 chromosome A06, CAAS_Brap_v3.01, whole genome shotgun sequence:
ATTGATGTGGTGGTCATTGCTAAGAACTTGACAAACATTCGTCGGCTATATTTTATAAGGCTGGTCGTTTTTACTAGTGTTAATTAATCGAGTTTTCTCTATATCTGATCAGAGCCTGACCGTTGACTTTGACGAAATGAAGTAGTTAATCAATTAGCCAGAGAAAAAGTCATAGCTCTATTTTTCTTTGAGGGTCAAAGCCAATGAGCGTTGAGAATAATCTGCCTACCCATGGCCCATGGTGTATGTAGAATATCCTCACTCTATCTGCCAGTTTCTGAAAGCTATttatgctatatatatattcctcaTAATTGCATAGGGATCCATATGCGAATGCTTTTTCTTTGCTTACAATCTCAGTTAACAATCATCCTGGTTCTGAAAGGAGAAAATCTTTTTTACTCCCCATGGGTTTTACATTTACGGTCATGAGGCTGATTCTTGTATCTGCTTTCCTTGTCATTGTGCCATTTGAACATATAGATATGCTCTGTGCTCAAACAGTCAGATTGACGGAGAAGACTGATAAACAAGCATTGCTAGAGTTCAAGTCACAAGTTTCAGAAACAAGTAGAGTCGTGTTGGACTCGTGGAATGACTCCCTGCCTCTATGTATGTGGGCTGGAGTCAGGTGCGGCTCAAAACACAGAAGAGTAATCGGAGTGGACCTAGGAGGACTGAAGCTAACTGGTGTTGTCTCTCCCTTTGTCGGTAACCTCTCATTTCTAAGATCACTGAATCTTGCAGACAACTTTTTCCGTGGTGCCATCCCTCTTGAGGTTGGAAACTTGTTCAGGCTTCAATATTTCAACATGAGCAATAATCTTCTTGGTGGGGCTATCCCGGTTGTTCTTTCTAACTGTTCTAGCCTCTCGTCCCTTGATTTATCATCAAATCATCTTGAACAAGGCGTGCCTTCTGAGTTTGGTTCCTTGTCTAAGCTTGTCCTTCTGTCTCTTGGTAGAAACAATCTAACAGGGAAGTTCCCTGCCTCATTGGGAAACCTGACATCACTCCAGATGCTCGACATCATATATAACCAAATGGATGGAGAGATTCCAGGGAGCATAGCCAGACTGAAACAGATGGTGTTCTTCCGAATAGCATTGAACAAGTTTACAGGTGTGTTCCCTCTTCCAATTTACAATATGTCCTCTCTAGTATTCCTGTCTATCACCAGCAACAGTTTCGCCGGCTCCCTTAGCCTTGACTTTGGTTCTCTTCTCCCTAACCTTCAAATACTATACATGGGGATAAATAATTTCACCGGTTCTATTCCGGAGTCACTTTCCAATATTTCAAATCTTCAACAGCTTGACATTCCATCTAACCATCTCACCGGAAAGATACCATTGAGTTTTGGGAGACTTCGGAATTTATTAAGGCTAGGCCTTAATAACAACTCTCTGGGAAGCTACTCTTCCGGTGATCTTGATTTTCTTGGTGCAATGACTAACTGCACTCGGTTGCAGTACTTGAATGTTGGCATGAACAAACTCGGCGGGCAGCTGCCTATGTCCATCGCCAATCTCTCCACCCAGTTAACCGAGCTCTCCCTTGGCATCAATTTCATATCTGGAAGTATTCCTCATGGCATTGCGAATTTAGTACGCCTTCAAGCGTTAGACATGGGAGAAAATCTGCTGACAGGCAAACTCCCTCCCTCCTTCGGAGAACTTTCTGAATTGAGAAAAGTCTTGCTCTATTCGAATCAACTGTCTGGAGAGATACCATCTTCCTTGGGCAATATCACTTGGCTAACGTACCTCTATCTGATAAACAACACTTTTGAAGGAAGCATCCCTTCAAGTCTTGGACGCTGCAGCTACCTTCTAGACCTGAACCTCGGGACTAACAAGTTGAATGGCAGCATACCCCATGAGCTTATGGAGCTTCCGTCTCTCATCATCTTAAATGTCTCTTTTAACTCGTTAGTTGGCCCTTTGAGAGAAGACGTTGGAAACCTTAAGTTTCTGCTTGGTCTAGACGTTTCGTACAACAAACTGTCAGGACAGATTCCACGCTCCTTGGGGAATTGTCTCTCACTAGAATATCTTTGGCTGCAAGGTAATTCATTTGTTGGTTCTATTCCAGATATGAGAAGGTTGACTGGCCTCAGGTTCCTTGATCTGTCCAAGAACAATCTCTCTGGCACGATACCTGAATATTTGGCAAACTTTTCGAAGCTACAGAATCTGAATCTCTCTATGAACAACTTGGAAGGAGCTGTGCCAACAGAAGGAATATTTAGTAATACCAGTGCAATGTCGATCGTTGGCAACATAAACCTCTGTGGAGGCATCCCATCATTACTGCTTGAGCCGTGCTCTGTAGAATTACCAGGAAAGCATTCGTCGTCAGTCAAAAAGATAATCGCCATTTGTGTCAGTTCAGGTATAGCATCTCTTTTGCTGTTGTCTCTGTCTGTGTTTTATATATGCCGGTACAAACAGAGGATGAAGAACGTCAGGGGTAACAACAATGAGAATGATCGGTCTCTCTCCCCTGTGAAGTCATTTTATGAAAAGATAAGTTACGATGAGCTTTACAAGATAACCGGTGGCTTCTCTTCCAGCAATTTGATTGGGTCTGGTAACTTTGGGGCTGTGTATAAAGGATTTCTTGGGTCCAAGAACAAGATCGTTGCCATAAAAGTTTTGAATCTCAGCAAACGTGGAGCTGCAAAGAGCTTCATGGCTGAATGTGAAGCACTAGGATGTGTGAGGCATCGCAACCTTGTGAAGTTGGTTACTGTCTGTTCGAGTGTGGATTCTGAAGGAAATGGTTTCAGAGCTCTAGTTTATGAGTTCATGGCTAATGGAAACTTGGACATGTGGCTGCACCCGGAAGAATCTGACGGTCCATCGAGAAGAACCCTGACCCTTTTGGAAAGACTCAGCATTGCTATAGATGTTGCTTCGGCTCTGGTTTATCTTCATACTTATTCTCAGTTTCCAGTAGCCCACTGTGATCTTAAGCCAAGCAATATTCTTCTAGATGAAGATTTAACTGCTCATGTAAGTGACTTTGGTTTGGCCCGACTCCTCCTGAAATTCGATCGTGAATCGTTTCATATGATGTTCAGCTCGACGGCTGTTCGTGGGACCATCGGATATGCAGCACCAGGTATGTTTGTACTTAAGATTAAAACAACGTGATATCATTTGATCTCATTGTAGTTAATTATTGAACTTGTAGAATATGGAATGGGAGGTCATCCATCGATAGTGGGAGATGTGTACAGCTTTGGAATCCTCCTGTTGGAAATGTTTACAGGAAAAAGGCCCACGGATGAGTTATTCGTGGACGGTTTAACTCTCCATGGCTTTACCAAATCAGCATTATTGCAGGAACGAAGAGCAGTAGATATAACAGACCAATCTGTTCTCTGTGGTGCATATGATCCGGTTCTTGGAGTCGAAATGGTGGAATGCTTGTCCCAGCTTGTGTATCAGGTGGGAGTCAGGTGTTCAGAAGAATCACCGGTGAACCGGATATCGATGGCTGAGGCCTTAAGAAAGCTGGTCTCTATCAGAGACACGTTTTCTGAAGACGGTAAGGCATTTATCTTTTCACCCGAGTTGTAGTGCGAGAGATTGTTAAAGGCGAAAAGATATAGGTAAACGTATACAGCAATAAACTTAAACATGTTTATCACACACAAGTATGTACGTACATATATGGGGAGCCTGTAATATATGTTCAATACGTATACGTTTGTCTTGTTTGTATGAATTTGCGATGATCTTGTAAATATTTTGACTAGTTGATTACTGTACTTTTCCTGGTTGTGTGCAATGAGACTTCATCAATCAATTACACCATTTTACATCATAATTTCTAGAAAACAGCAGTCTTGGCATATGCTAAATATCTGTTTTCTCTCATTAGAACAGCAAATTTTGCTGAATGCCGACTGAGTCTGTTTCTCCAATAGCCTTGTTCATTTGGTTGCCGTAGGTTTTGGCTTCAGCGGCAGCGTCAGTGTCAGCGGCGGCGGCAGCATCAAgacagttgttgttcgtttcgctGACGCTGCCGCAGATTATATCGCGACCGCGCCGCAGGACGAAGCGTTCGGATGCGGCGTCAGACGCAGCTTTCTGCGTCaacgaaacgaacaagagttgaGGCAGAATGTTGACGTTGCCGCTGCCGCCggtacctgcggcaaccaaacgaacagccctAATATCTCTCTCATCCTCGCATATCCCTGGTTAGAAAAGAGGGTAAACATCAAGCAACCGCCATGTTTCTTAAAAAGTAACCCCTCTATTCTC
This genomic window contains:
- the LOC103873260 gene encoding putative receptor-like protein kinase At3g47110 isoform X3, giving the protein MSVENNLPTHGPWFRLTEKTDKQALLEFKSQVSETSRVVLDSWNDSLPLCMWAGVRCGSKHRRVIGVDLGGLKLTGVVSPFVGNLSFLRSLNLADNFFRGAIPLEVGNLFRLQYFNMSNNLLGGAIPVVLSNCSSLSSLDLSSNHLEQGVPSEFGSLSKLVLLSLGRNNLTGKFPASLGNLTSLQMLDIIYNQMDGEIPGSIARLKQMVFFRIALNKFTGVFPLPIYNMSSLVFLSITSNSFAGSLSLDFGSLLPNLQILYMGINNFTGSIPESLSNISNLQQLDIPSNHLTGKIPLSFGRLRNLLRLGLNNNSLGSYSSGDLDFLGAMTNCTRLQYLNVGMNKLGGQLPMSIANLSTQLTELSLGINFISGSIPHGIANLVRLQALDMGENLLTGKLPPSFGELSELRKVLLYSNQLSGEIPSSLGNITWLTYLYLINNTFEGSIPSSLGRCSYLLDLNLGTNKLNGSIPHELMELPSLIILNVSFNSLVGPLREDVGNLKFLLGLDVSYNKLSGQIPRSLGNCLSLEYLWLQGNSFVGSIPDMRRLTGLRFLDLSKNNLSGTIPEYLANFSKLQNLNLSMNNLEGAVPTEGIFSNTSAMSIVGNINLCGGIPSLLLEPCSVELPGKHSSSVKKIIAICVSSGIASLLLLSLSVFYICRYKQRMKNVRGNNNENDRSLSPVKSFYEKISYDELYKITGGFSSSNLIGSGNFGAVYKGFLGSKNKIVAIKVLNLSKRGAAKSFMAECEALGCVRHRNLVKLVTVCSSVDSEGNGFRALVYEFMANGNLDMWLHPEESDGPSRRTLTLLERLSIAIDVASALVYLHTYSQFPVAHCDLKPSNILLDEDLTAHVSDFGLARLLLKFDRESFHMMFSSTAVRGTIGYAAPEYGMGGHPSIVGDVYSFGILLLEMFTGKRPTDELFVDGLTLHGFTKSALLQERRAVDITDQSVLCGAYDPVLGVEMVECLSQLVYQVGVRCSEESPVNRISMAEALRKLVSIRDTFSEDGKAFIFSPEL
- the LOC103873260 gene encoding putative receptor-like protein kinase At3g47110 isoform X2, giving the protein MSVENNLPTHGPWYMLCAQTVRLTEKTDKQALLEFKSQVSETSRVVLDSWNDSLPLCMWAGVRCGSKHRRVIGVDLGGLKLTGVVSPFVGNLSFLRSLNLADNFFRGAIPLEVGNLFRLQYFNMSNNLLGGAIPVVLSNCSSLSSLDLSSNHLEQGVPSEFGSLSKLVLLSLGRNNLTGKFPASLGNLTSLQMLDIIYNQMDGEIPGSIARLKQMVFFRIALNKFTGVFPLPIYNMSSLVFLSITSNSFAGSLSLDFGSLLPNLQILYMGINNFTGSIPESLSNISNLQQLDIPSNHLTGKIPLSFGRLRNLLRLGLNNNSLGSYSSGDLDFLGAMTNCTRLQYLNVGMNKLGGQLPMSIANLSTQLTELSLGINFISGSIPHGIANLVRLQALDMGENLLTGKLPPSFGELSELRKVLLYSNQLSGEIPSSLGNITWLTYLYLINNTFEGSIPSSLGRCSYLLDLNLGTNKLNGSIPHELMELPSLIILNVSFNSLVGPLREDVGNLKFLLGLDVSYNKLSGQIPRSLGNCLSLEYLWLQGNSFVGSIPDMRRLTGLRFLDLSKNNLSGTIPEYLANFSKLQNLNLSMNNLEGAVPTEGIFSNTSAMSIVGNINLCGGIPSLLLEPCSVELPGKHSSSVKKIIAICVSSGIASLLLLSLSVFYICRYKQRMKNVRGNNNENDRSLSPVKSFYEKISYDELYKITGGFSSSNLIGSGNFGAVYKGFLGSKNKIVAIKVLNLSKRGAAKSFMAECEALGCVRHRNLVKLVTVCSSVDSEGNGFRALVYEFMANGNLDMWLHPEESDGPSRRTLTLLERLSIAIDVASALVYLHTYSQFPVAHCDLKPSNILLDEDLTAHVSDFGLARLLLKFDRESFHMMFSSTAVRGTIGYAAPEYGMGGHPSIVGDVYSFGILLLEMFTGKRPTDELFVDGLTLHGFTKSALLQERRAVDITDQSVLCGAYDPVLGVEMVECLSQLVYQVGVRCSEESPVNRISMAEALRKLVSIRDTFSEDGKAFIFSPEL
- the LOC103873260 gene encoding putative receptor-like protein kinase At3g47110 isoform X1 is translated as MGFTFTVMRLILVSAFLVIVPFEHIDMLCAQTVRLTEKTDKQALLEFKSQVSETSRVVLDSWNDSLPLCMWAGVRCGSKHRRVIGVDLGGLKLTGVVSPFVGNLSFLRSLNLADNFFRGAIPLEVGNLFRLQYFNMSNNLLGGAIPVVLSNCSSLSSLDLSSNHLEQGVPSEFGSLSKLVLLSLGRNNLTGKFPASLGNLTSLQMLDIIYNQMDGEIPGSIARLKQMVFFRIALNKFTGVFPLPIYNMSSLVFLSITSNSFAGSLSLDFGSLLPNLQILYMGINNFTGSIPESLSNISNLQQLDIPSNHLTGKIPLSFGRLRNLLRLGLNNNSLGSYSSGDLDFLGAMTNCTRLQYLNVGMNKLGGQLPMSIANLSTQLTELSLGINFISGSIPHGIANLVRLQALDMGENLLTGKLPPSFGELSELRKVLLYSNQLSGEIPSSLGNITWLTYLYLINNTFEGSIPSSLGRCSYLLDLNLGTNKLNGSIPHELMELPSLIILNVSFNSLVGPLREDVGNLKFLLGLDVSYNKLSGQIPRSLGNCLSLEYLWLQGNSFVGSIPDMRRLTGLRFLDLSKNNLSGTIPEYLANFSKLQNLNLSMNNLEGAVPTEGIFSNTSAMSIVGNINLCGGIPSLLLEPCSVELPGKHSSSVKKIIAICVSSGIASLLLLSLSVFYICRYKQRMKNVRGNNNENDRSLSPVKSFYEKISYDELYKITGGFSSSNLIGSGNFGAVYKGFLGSKNKIVAIKVLNLSKRGAAKSFMAECEALGCVRHRNLVKLVTVCSSVDSEGNGFRALVYEFMANGNLDMWLHPEESDGPSRRTLTLLERLSIAIDVASALVYLHTYSQFPVAHCDLKPSNILLDEDLTAHVSDFGLARLLLKFDRESFHMMFSSTAVRGTIGYAAPEYGMGGHPSIVGDVYSFGILLLEMFTGKRPTDELFVDGLTLHGFTKSALLQERRAVDITDQSVLCGAYDPVLGVEMVECLSQLVYQVGVRCSEESPVNRISMAEALRKLVSIRDTFSEDGKAFIFSPEL
- the LOC103873260 gene encoding putative receptor-like protein kinase At3g47110 isoform X4: MLCAQTVRLTEKTDKQALLEFKSQVSETSRVVLDSWNDSLPLCMWAGVRCGSKHRRVIGVDLGGLKLTGVVSPFVGNLSFLRSLNLADNFFRGAIPLEVGNLFRLQYFNMSNNLLGGAIPVVLSNCSSLSSLDLSSNHLEQGVPSEFGSLSKLVLLSLGRNNLTGKFPASLGNLTSLQMLDIIYNQMDGEIPGSIARLKQMVFFRIALNKFTGVFPLPIYNMSSLVFLSITSNSFAGSLSLDFGSLLPNLQILYMGINNFTGSIPESLSNISNLQQLDIPSNHLTGKIPLSFGRLRNLLRLGLNNNSLGSYSSGDLDFLGAMTNCTRLQYLNVGMNKLGGQLPMSIANLSTQLTELSLGINFISGSIPHGIANLVRLQALDMGENLLTGKLPPSFGELSELRKVLLYSNQLSGEIPSSLGNITWLTYLYLINNTFEGSIPSSLGRCSYLLDLNLGTNKLNGSIPHELMELPSLIILNVSFNSLVGPLREDVGNLKFLLGLDVSYNKLSGQIPRSLGNCLSLEYLWLQGNSFVGSIPDMRRLTGLRFLDLSKNNLSGTIPEYLANFSKLQNLNLSMNNLEGAVPTEGIFSNTSAMSIVGNINLCGGIPSLLLEPCSVELPGKHSSSVKKIIAICVSSGIASLLLLSLSVFYICRYKQRMKNVRGNNNENDRSLSPVKSFYEKISYDELYKITGGFSSSNLIGSGNFGAVYKGFLGSKNKIVAIKVLNLSKRGAAKSFMAECEALGCVRHRNLVKLVTVCSSVDSEGNGFRALVYEFMANGNLDMWLHPEESDGPSRRTLTLLERLSIAIDVASALVYLHTYSQFPVAHCDLKPSNILLDEDLTAHVSDFGLARLLLKFDRESFHMMFSSTAVRGTIGYAAPEYGMGGHPSIVGDVYSFGILLLEMFTGKRPTDELFVDGLTLHGFTKSALLQERRAVDITDQSVLCGAYDPVLGVEMVECLSQLVYQVGVRCSEESPVNRISMAEALRKLVSIRDTFSEDGKAFIFSPEL
- the LOC103873260 gene encoding putative receptor-like protein kinase At3g47110 isoform X5; protein product: MYVGWSQVRLKTQKSNRSGPRRTEANWCCLSLCRNNLTGKFPASLGNLTSLQMLDIIYNQMDGEIPGSIARLKQMVFFRIALNKFTGVFPLPIYNMSSLVFLSITSNSFAGSLSLDFGSLLPNLQILYMGINNFTGSIPESLSNISNLQQLDIPSNHLTGKIPLSFGRLRNLLRLGLNNNSLGSYSSGDLDFLGAMTNCTRLQYLNVGMNKLGGQLPMSIANLSTQLTELSLGINFISGSIPHGIANLVRLQALDMGENLLTGKLPPSFGELSELRKVLLYSNQLSGEIPSSLGNITWLTYLYLINNTFEGSIPSSLGRCSYLLDLNLGTNKLNGSIPHELMELPSLIILNVSFNSLVGPLREDVGNLKFLLGLDVSYNKLSGQIPRSLGNCLSLEYLWLQGNSFVGSIPDMRRLTGLRFLDLSKNNLSGTIPEYLANFSKLQNLNLSMNNLEGAVPTEGIFSNTSAMSIVGNINLCGGIPSLLLEPCSVELPGKHSSSVKKIIAICVSSGIASLLLLSLSVFYICRYKQRMKNVRGNNNENDRSLSPVKSFYEKISYDELYKITGGFSSSNLIGSGNFGAVYKGFLGSKNKIVAIKVLNLSKRGAAKSFMAECEALGCVRHRNLVKLVTVCSSVDSEGNGFRALVYEFMANGNLDMWLHPEESDGPSRRTLTLLERLSIAIDVASALVYLHTYSQFPVAHCDLKPSNILLDEDLTAHVSDFGLARLLLKFDRESFHMMFSSTAVRGTIGYAAPEYGMGGHPSIVGDVYSFGILLLEMFTGKRPTDELFVDGLTLHGFTKSALLQERRAVDITDQSVLCGAYDPVLGVEMVECLSQLVYQVGVRCSEESPVNRISMAEALRKLVSIRDTFSEDGKAFIFSPEL